GTAATGTATATGAAATCTTGTTATACAAGGGGATTTCTAAATTCACGTCTTAGattatctttcttctttctttcttttcaatgAAAACTTGTTTCTTGAATTTAATCCAATTTGCAGTAACATATATTTGTAGTTCCATTGTGAGTTTTGTCAGGGTATGATGAGTTAAACATCAAACTTCCAAGCAAGTTgccattacttttttttttttaaccaaagCAGGCTAGAAAGAACGCAACAACAGAAGCAAACTCAATATACTCCCACGAAgtgaggtctgggaagggtaatAAAGTCCATACCACCATTTCGGAGGTGAGATAGCGAGGCTGTTTTCAATAGACACCTGACACAACataaaacaatctagaaaagAACTAGGAAAAGAGAAATTATCATACCCAAGAATACCATAGACAAGATTCACCAAGTAAAGCTTCTAACACGGATAACAAAGTTCTACAATCTACTAACAAAGAATGCACACCATTAAAATTAAATTGTAGGAAAATTACCGCCTCTTGTTCTTTAGTGTGTACTTTATGTTATACTAAATATACGTGAAGTTTTGaccaaaataagttattttttaaatcaattgaGTAAAGTAATATGCTTTTTGAAAACTTAACAAAACTAGTAAACGTTGTTAGTATATTAGGTTTTAAAAAAGTTAACGGACCAAAATGAACGGTAGATGACGTTAAATAGGAATCGTTACTAAATGTTACAAGGGTAACAAGACTTTGCAACTTTGCCACAAAGGTAACGAGACTTTGCAACTTTCCACAAGGTTAATGAGACTTTGCCAAATCCAACTCTGAAGAGTCTGATGTAGATTTAACGTTTTAAGCCAAAATGATTCTTACTTAATACCGTTTTGATCcggtaattttttttaaaatacgtTAGTGCCAAAAACATTTGATActagttttgtaaaattttcaaaagaacaTGTTACTTGGCtgaattgattttaaaaatgatttattttggttaaaaattcaaatatacatatattatacatgTACAATACATATCTATACGCAAATATATACGCCCGAAGCTATATATAGAAGAAGATTATTGTTCATGTAAAGAAACATTTTTTCCGACAAGGATATGCTTCAAAGTTGTTGGTCGGGTTGTTCAAGGCGTGTCATTTCGCTGCCTCCATTTTCAAACTTCACACATTATTTTCACTGTAACTCATCACCCAATCATTCATACAAAACCCAAAATCAGCTTGTTGATTTCTTGGACTACTTACTTCAACATAGCGGCGTTAATCTTCAACAACTGAAGCAAATTCATGCAAAGATCGTCATCTGTTGTTCATCAAATTCTTCTTTTATAGCTGCAAGACTCATATCAATTTATGCGAAATTTGGGCTTGTTAATGAAGCTCAGAAAGTATTTGAAAACTGCCCAACTGGGTGTTCCTCGAATTTGTTGTTGTGGAATTCGATCTTGAGGGCTAATGTATCAAATGGGAAATGTGAAGAAGTTTTAAAGCTTTATAGGAGAATGCGGGAATGTGGTAATTTGGCTGATGGGTTTGGTTTACCGTTGATTATTAGGGCATGTGGTATGTTCAGTGACTGGAAAATTTGCAGCATGGTGCATTGTCATGTTATGCAAATGGGCTTTAGAGATCATCTTTATGTTGGTAATGAATTGATGATTATGTATGCAAAGATTGGGCATATGGATATCGCACGtaaagtgtttgatggaatgtctgtGAGAACGCAAATATCGTGGAACATTGTACTTTCAGGTTTTGCGCAGAACTTTGACTGTGATGCTGCTTACAAGACGTTTGTGCTGATGGAAACTCAGGGGTTTGAACCGAATTCTGTGACTTGGACATCGTTGTTATCTAGTTTTGCTAGGTGTAGACGTCATGAGGATGCATGGAAGATTTTTGTTTTGATGAGAAAGAAACAAGTTGAAGCTACTGCTGAGGCAATTGCTGTAGTAATATCAGTTTGTGTTGGTGACAATGCGATTGATAAGTGTAAGACAGTACACGGATATGTTATCAAGGGGGGATTTGAGAATAATTCTATTGTGATAAACTCATTAATGTGTACGTATGGGAAAGGTGGTGGTGTTAGACAGGCTGAATGTCTGTTTTCCGGATTGCAATTTAAGACTATAGTGAGCTGGAATTCCTTAATATCTTGTTATGCAGAATCAGGTTTATGTAACGAGgcatattctttatttttgcaGTTGCAAGAGTTAGATGATCCAAAGATGAAACCTAACGTCATAAGTTGGAGTGCTGTTATAGGGGCATTTGCTGTCGCTGAGAGGCATGAGGAGTCTTTAGAAATCTTTCGAAGTATGCAAGTTAATAGAATACTGGCCAATGATGTTACAATTTCAAGTGTTTTATCAGTTTGTTCTGAGCTTTCAAACTTCCATCTTGGTATGGAAATCCATGGTTATTCAATAAGGTTTCTAATGGATAAAAACACTTTGGTAGGAAATGGGTTGGTTAATGTGTATATGAAGTGTGGTAGTCTGCAGAAAGGAAACACAGTATTCGAAAGAACAGGAGAAAAAGATTTAATATCATGGAACACAATGATTTCTGGATATGGAATGCATGGACTTGGTACTACTGCCCTAGAAACATTTGAACAGATGGTTAGCACTGGAACTAAGCCAGATGAAGTTACTTTCATTGCAGTTCTTTCTGCATGTAGTCATGCAGGCCTTGTTGATGAGGGGTATAAAGTTTTCAATCAGATGAAGGAAGTGTTTGGAATTGAACTACAAATGGAGCATTATGCTTGTATGGTAGATCTTCTTGGCCGTGCTGGGCTATTGCAGCAGGCTAGTGAAATGGTGCAAACTATGCCAATGAGTCCCAATGCCTGTGTCTGGGGAGCACTACTCAACTCTTGTAAAATGCATAAAAACACGGAAGTCGCAGAAGAAACCGCTGCTCAGCTTTTCAACCTTGAGTCTGGGATTACGGGGAGCTACATGTTGCTCTGTAATTTGTATGCTGTAAATGGAAGGTGGAAGGATTCAGCAAATGTGAGGATATCAGCGAAGACACAGGGTTTGAAAAAAGCTCCCGGACAAAGTTGGATTGAGGTGAAAAAGAAGGTTTACATGTTCTTAGCAGGACAACCTATGGACTCAGAGATGGAAGATGTTCATGTAATGCTTAACATTCTACGCCTTCATATGTCTAGGGAAGGATGCACACCTCAAAAGAGCTTTGCTTTGCAATGTGTAGAAGAACAAGAACAATTTCTGTATTAGACATCATGAAGAATTATGTCTATGCCTGATGCTGAAAAACTATGACCTGATCTCAAAACCCGCCCGAAGCCATTTTCTGATAACCAAAGACCTGCCCAAAGCCATTTGTCAAACTTATTTGAACGGCTGACCTCCCTTCTGTCTATGTATTTCACAGGTCAGCCATATACGAGTTTGCTGTGCGGTCACTTCATTACTCAGGTATTTACGATCGCATTTTCCAGGAAAAAGGTGTCGCAACTTGATATGTTTTTACTTGCTATAATTttgtatttactattttttgaaGTCTCAATGCATGTTTTAAGAGTACTAATTGTTCGCTAATCTGCTGAATCGGGGTTGAAGTCTGATGAGCCATCATGATGGATAGGATTCAGTTGTATTTTCGTACAAAAAGAAAGGAATAGTTGGATTGAACCGATAAATTTATGATTCACTGTTTGATTTATCCAGGCTTGAGTTGCCATGTGGGAAGGAGCTATGAGCTTGTAGAAACTGGGAAATTATAAAAGGAGCAATGGGAAAAGTTGGGTAGGGAGTCATTCATGGTTGCTGTAAGTATGCTGATTCCTTAGTTTCTTATACAAATTGGTGATTGGATACCGTTAGAACTAAATCTCGTTTATTTTAAGCTGCACATGAAGGAAATGATGTTTTTAATGAGCTGGAAATGGTGAAAATAATGAAGTTTGGCCGTCTTTGTACCTCAGTTTTGTCACAGACAAGGAAGAATGTGAAATATGTATCAAGGGAAGTTGCTTTAGAGTAGTGAAAACAAAGTACAACTAGCATTTGACCCATGAAACATCTAGTAACTCTGCAAACCTAAACTCATGATGCCTTTCTTTTCCCAGTTAAACTATTTGTATCAAGAAATGAGAATAGTGAATGTACACCATCACTATAATTTGGCACATGAAATCACGAGTAAACAAGTAAATCTAATTTTCTTACTGCCTATTTATTACTCACATATCTAAAATTATCAGTTTTTGTTTTTCCAGTAAAACCATCTGGATTCGAACTGCATGAGCTTTATGATGAGTGAAGACCTCAGCAGACGAATGGAAGCTAGTTTTGCATACTGATTGATTGGTTGACACTTAAAAGAAAGGAAGAACAAAATATACACTGCTCGTTGGGAGTTCGGGCAAAATTGTGAAGTCGGTTGACTTAGAAATTTCCTCTTGCGGATCTCTCTACTACAAAAATTCAGCGCAGTAACATTTGTGAAGGTAAACAGATTAGCAGCGCCTTTAGATCTTGATCTTCCAGCATTTTGTATGGATTCATCCTCTTCCTTCGATGGGAGTCTGTTCCCTTGTTGAATAGCTTTATCATTATGAAATGAACAAGTGTCACAACTATAGTCCAAAATATAGAAAGAATCAACGAAAAAGAAGAGCAACTCTTACTATGCTATAACCTGTTTTCCTTTTggttttttatcttttcttcttaATGGCCATACTAGGGTTCGTCGGGGAATAATTAGAGTGGTTTTGagtttaaaatagtttttttttttaaataactataaAAACAAGATCTAGGTTCTATAATTGTGAATACCATTTCTATATGTATTGTAGACTATATTACAATGTGCAACACTACTCTGGCAATGCCATGAAGAGATCCATTCAGAAAGAAATCTTTGTTGAAGGCGTGAAACCCTAATCTGTTCTTTTTCCTTAAAACAGAGTAAGTTCTGTTAACAGACAAATGAAAATCAGagatttatatgttatttaaattcATCATTCGATCTTTGAGATCCTTTAAATGCTTAAACTCAAAACATctaaataatcaaagaatagAGAACAAAGTGCAGTCACTGACCTGTGTTGATCAAATGTTTGGTCCTGTTCAAAACTTCCGAAACCTGAAATCCCCTCAAGAATAGGCTCCTTGATATTGTCACATTGGTCATTAACAGATAGTTGCTTCATCATAGAATTGGGAGCCGATGTAGACGTGGATTCTTGTTCATGCAAACTCCAAGGGAAGTTTATATCTGCTAAATCTAATTGACCATCTTGAATTTCATCATATTGCTGATCATCTTCCGTTTGCTGATCACGAGGATGATTGTAATAACTATAATGAGGATGGTATTGATCTATTGGCTGTTGTTCATACGGAGATGCATTATTGTAATTCACCAAAGGGTCTGCCTGATTCACAACACCATCACAATTATTATCATTGAATGATTCCTGATCAGCTGCATGATGATCTGTTAATATCTGTTGTTGTTCTGATacagcagcagcagcaacagcCTGTGCCCTGCAATAAGCGAGTTGATGAAGAACGATATCCAGCTCTGCTTTGCAATAATCAATGTGGTGTTGCAGGTCTCTGATAATACGATAACAACCACCAACAGGATCATTAGCGCGAACGTCAGATTGGAAGATGATGGTCCTCATTGCCTCGTCCTTCAACGGCTGATCAAGGTGGCGAATGATCTTGGTAATGCTGCTGACACCAAACAATTTATGAGCGTTCAGAAACTGGCGTTGGCGATCGTGAGGAAAATAAGGTGCAAGAGCACAATCAGGGGCACACTTTCTACGTTGGTATTTGCAGGCAGCACAGGCTTGGCCAGCACCACTAACACGAAGAAGAACGTTCTTGTGATTGTTATCGTTGTTGTTATGAACACGTTTAGTATACTTGTGATGATTGAGATTATTATGATCACTAATGAAAGTATGAggagtttgatgatgatgatgatgaatagcaatattattattattggatgTGCTAAAGGAGGTCATTTGATTCTGCATattgtaattataattataagTTTTTTACTAAGTTTGTTTTGACAGGGAGATTTGTGCTGCGTCTCCGGCGGGGATGGAGAAAAAGGATTAGATTAGAGATTGCTTTTCTTTTTGAGTTTTCTCCCTTCTTTTCTCTTTAGCCAATGTAACCAACTTACACCAAATGAGAGGCTCATAAACTTttgatataattaaattataacgTGTATTTTTGTAGTTTAATCTCTATTTCTCTCtctacacacatacacataattaaaaattgatatgtaatattaatggataaaatgaaaaaaagaaatggtCAAATTATATTAGGGGTTCTCAATGCATATCATGAAGTGTGTATAGAAGGGAAGGctttattgtgatttgtggatGTGATTACTTCTCATTACTTTAAGATCTTCCTACTTATATCATAACACAATAGGATCACAATGTAATCTTTAAAAGTCTTGTTTAGGGAGAAATTATTCTCCCAATAAGTTTTTAGATGAATTCgccaaatcatatcaataatgtGTTCTTTAGTATATTTGTCTTATCGTTTTCAAACTGTTAGCTTCTCCATGGCAGCTTCTCAATTTCCAACCCACcaaaatgaagggagtaataacTTGAACAACAATATAATTATGGAACCAAAGACCATGCACATTTtgtcctttaaaaaaaaaaaaaaaaaaattaagtatgcATATACTGCGTTATTTCTAATAAACAATACTCCATATTCACAAATAGAATTCTTAATACCGTGAGTATATGTGCAACACGACCAATTGTTAAGCTTGATTGAAGGTTCCATGACTATTCTATTCTCATTTATTTTTGCCATACTATAATATAATACCTTAGTGTTTCTAATTGTTGGAGCTCTCTTTTGGCAAACCTTCATTGCTACTTGGTTATTCTTTGCTATTTTTTCCTGTTTGTCCCCTCTTCTTTTGGTTTGTTTCTTATTAATTTTTACTGTTTCGTTAATTGCTTATAGTTATGAACGGATAGGAATaagaaatatgataagaaaaggaaaaacaagatgaacacatAGATTTACATGGAAACCATTaacgggaaaaaccacgggcagaggaggaggaattcactataatggagagaaatACAATGAGGAGATGATAGTCTCAATGACGTATATAAACACGTCCAAAAACAACTCACTAaacgcacttatataatacgtgcctACAAATAAATTCTAAGCTCAACCGCTACCACCACAGGccccacaaaaaatcaaaaacatgaaTCGCAACCGAGCTTTTCAGGATTGGATCAATAAAATTCAGGTCACAAACACTTATATCTAAAAGATAGATTATGACTTATCATGAGAATGTAAATTCCTCACGTGGCATGCATGTGCATAGTGATAAAATGATGATGTGATGACAACACTATCATTTTCCTGTGCGAAAATTGTGTATTTTTTGGACAACTAACACATGGTTTACTCATAGTGAATtaactattacaaaaaaaaaaaaaaaaaaaaaaaattggctttAGTATTCACTTGTAAAACTTCTGTATGAACAGAAGATACGTACATTTTGTGGAGACAATTGTTCTCAGTTTAAGGTTTCTCCTTGTTGGTTAAGATTAGTGAGACCATTGTGAATAGAATGAAGACATATAATGACATTATGTACTACATTCGTCAGGTGGTTAAatcttatttaaaattaaaaaacaaagtataaacaacataaattccatCACTTATAGTTAACTAATCTCTATTCCAACTCTTTTCATTGTTAAAAATTCCAAAATGTTTGAAATCTCGGATACATTGCATTGGTCCCAATACATTTCGTTGCccaaaaatctgaaattttgtATACACTGCATTGGTCCAGATACCTTGTGTTTTACTCATACATACTGTCTCGGATATGTTAATTAAATTTCTTCGgatatatactatcttcatgtcacgacccgagccggggccctagccgtgacgggcatcccgaaccgtGGAGGCTcaaacgcccttctctatctggcaatcatacacacgttcatataatatgaaggaaaatgcgaaaatataaaacaatacggAATCATGATCACTATCATAATTTAATTGAACAATCTGTAATGGAAACCATAAACCTCGAAACAACTTCTAAacatcagtctgcgaaatctctaacaactgaaaatgacatttgtttgaaatctgggacaaggcccccagtcgggcCATGAATCAAAATTGAACAACAATACCAAGCTCTAATACCggccttccgaagtaagggaggctcaccagctgCAAACTTCTGACACACACGAATCTACAACTGTATGGGACTACGGGACTCTGCCTCGGATCCTGAgagggagggggtcaatacagatgtactggtacgcagagcaatccaaaataatgaatttatacatatataacataggtgagagcaagtctTAAAACATTATGCgtgaaatagtttaaaatacatgggccaTTTCAAAAGATCTCAAAACAATCTTGTCAATGCAATGTAATTCTTTGtatacttctgagctaggtggtacaccctacatatttGAAAGTTTCCCACGAGCAATATGGGATTCGTCATTAACTcgacggccaagcccccaacccaaatttgccgcaagggttgaagtatctgaatctgatacgcccCAGGGCTCTAGgacagcgtataataatatacccgtatcggcaaaatatGATTTCGGGCAATAAATCATatgactcgtgccttcttcggataaccacctaactctcttagtgCCAAGTTTTAACccattctaaacatgcatctttctgaattcaaaatataaaatctaaaatGAAATTTGTATTCCGTTCTGAGTTTTATCATGGctttatctgatttggtatcgtcataccaacacttgcaagtcataattctgagccataaaatatcatgttacagtcttttcattcaaaacataaagtttggaccaccatatcattcaaatagttcaagagaattcatatttcaatcaTATGTAAAAATTATGCACGGCTCTCTCTTTTAGACAATTCAATAAACATGTCATGGTCAAGTATTTTATAAAAATCTATGCAATCTCTTTGAATCAtcacttttcatttatattagCAAGAATCACCCTCTcttttcaattcaaaaccatgatCAAGTC
The Capsicum annuum cultivar UCD-10X-F1 chromosome 6, UCD10Xv1.1, whole genome shotgun sequence DNA segment above includes these coding regions:
- the LOC107876082 gene encoding putative pentatricopeptide repeat-containing protein At1g17630, with the protein product MLQSCWSGCSRRVISLPPFSNFTHYFHCNSSPNHSYKTQNQLVDFLDYLLQHSGVNLQQLKQIHAKIVICCSSNSSFIAARLISIYAKFGLVNEAQKVFENCPTGCSSNLLLWNSILRANVSNGKCEEVLKLYRRMRECGNLADGFGLPLIIRACGMFSDWKICSMVHCHVMQMGFRDHLYVGNELMIMYAKIGHMDIARKVFDGMSVRTQISWNIVLSGFAQNFDCDAAYKTFVLMETQGFEPNSVTWTSLLSSFARCRRHEDAWKIFVLMRKKQVEATAEAIAVVISVCVGDNAIDKCKTVHGYVIKGGFENNSIVINSLMCTYGKGGGVRQAECLFSGLQFKTIVSWNSLISCYAESGLCNEAYSLFLQLQELDDPKMKPNVISWSAVIGAFAVAERHEESLEIFRSMQVNRILANDVTISSVLSVCSELSNFHLGMEIHGYSIRFLMDKNTLVGNGLVNVYMKCGSLQKGNTVFERTGEKDLISWNTMISGYGMHGLGTTALETFEQMVSTGTKPDEVTFIAVLSACSHAGLVDEGYKVFNQMKEVFGIELQMEHYACMVDLLGRAGLLQQASEMVQTMPMSPNACVWGALLNSCKMHKNTEVAEETAAQLFNLESGITGSYMLLCNLYAVNGRWKDSANVRISAKTQGLKKAPGQSWIEVKKKVYMFLAGQPMDSEMEDVHVMLNILRLHMSREGCTPQKSFALQCVEEQEQFLY
- the LOC107876083 gene encoding LOB domain-containing protein 22, with the protein product MQNQMTSFSTSNNNNIAIHHHHHQTPHTFISDHNNLNHHKYTKRVHNNNDNNHKNVLLRVSGAGQACAACKYQRRKCAPDCALAPYFPHDRQRQFLNAHKLFGVSSITKIIRHLDQPLKDEAMRTIIFQSDVRANDPVGGCYRIIRDLQHHIDYCKAELDIVLHQLAYCRAQAVAAAAVSEQQQILTDHHAADQESFNDNNCDGVVNQADPLVNYNNASPYEQQPIDQYHPHYSYYNHPRDQQTEDDQQYDEIQDGQLDLADINFPWSLHEQESTSTSAPNSMMKQLSVNDQCDNIKEPILEGISGFGSFEQDQTFDQHSYSTREQTPIEGRG